In Canis aureus isolate CA01 chromosome 12, VMU_Caureus_v.1.0, whole genome shotgun sequence, a genomic segment contains:
- the LOC144280514 gene encoding regenerating islet-derived protein 4-like isoform X1 translates to MAPKSMWLLLLLSCIASTDVLGNIIMRPSCAPGWFYYKSNCYGYFWKLKNWSEAELECQLYGNGAHLASLQNIKEANMVAKYIRGFQINQPVWIGLHDPQKRQKWQWIDGALYLYKSWSGESMGENMYCADISARNNFLAWESNDCSKQQHFLCKYRP, encoded by the exons ATGGCTCCCAAAAGCATGTGGCTGCTCCTACTGCTGAGCTGTATAGCCAGCACTGACGTCCTGGGTA ACATCATCATGAGACCCAGCTGTGCTCCTGGATGGTTTTACTACAAGTCCAATTGCTATGGATACTTCTGGAAGCTGAAAAACTGGTCTGAGGCTGAG CTTGAGTGTCAGTTGTATGGAAACGGAGCCCACCTGGCATCTCTCCAGAATATAAAGGAAGCCAACATGGTAGCAAAGTACATAAGGGGCTTCCAAATAAACCAGCCTGTGTGGATCGGCCTGCATGACCCACAAAAG AGGCAGAAGTGGCAGTGGATCGATGGGGCCTTATATTTATACAAAAGCTGGTCTGGTGAGTCCATGGGCGAGAACATGTACTGTGCGGACATAAGCGCCAGGAACA ATTTTTTAGCTTGGGAGAGCAATGATTGCAGCAAGCAGCAGCATTTCCTGTGCAAATACCGACCGTAG
- the LOC144280514 gene encoding regenerating islet-derived protein 4-like isoform X2, whose product MRPSCAPGWFYYKSNCYGYFWKLKNWSEAELECQLYGNGAHLASLQNIKEANMVAKYIRGFQINQPVWIGLHDPQKRQKWQWIDGALYLYKSWSGESMGENMYCADISARNNFLAWESNDCSKQQHFLCKYRP is encoded by the exons ATGAGACCCAGCTGTGCTCCTGGATGGTTTTACTACAAGTCCAATTGCTATGGATACTTCTGGAAGCTGAAAAACTGGTCTGAGGCTGAG CTTGAGTGTCAGTTGTATGGAAACGGAGCCCACCTGGCATCTCTCCAGAATATAAAGGAAGCCAACATGGTAGCAAAGTACATAAGGGGCTTCCAAATAAACCAGCCTGTGTGGATCGGCCTGCATGACCCACAAAAG AGGCAGAAGTGGCAGTGGATCGATGGGGCCTTATATTTATACAAAAGCTGGTCTGGTGAGTCCATGGGCGAGAACATGTACTGTGCGGACATAAGCGCCAGGAACA ATTTTTTAGCTTGGGAGAGCAATGATTGCAGCAAGCAGCAGCATTTCCTGTGCAAATACCGACCGTAG